DNA from Synechococcus sp. CBW1108:
CGTGGGTGAAATGACGTTCCATCTCGAATGGCAACTGGCCTGCAATAACTGGGGCGCTGCGCCTGCAACACCCCCAACGCAAAAACGACAACTCAGCAATAGCTGGGCCCGGTCGGCTCAAGCCGCACGGCGAATGGCACATCTGCCAACCGGGCGACGTGGCAATTCAGCTGATCAGACCAAATCGGCTCACACCCATGCCACAACAGATTCCGCAGCTCGTTGGTTGGATGGCTGCTGTAACCGATGCTGAGTCGATCATTGGCCGCCTGCAATTCCGGGTGCTCACAGTCAGCCAGATAGTTGATCGAATCGGTTCTGATGGGCGAGGCGAACCACCCGCAAACCCAATCCAGGAATCCAGAGTCGGCTATTGAATCGATGCGATACACACCCGCGGGACCGTAGTTACCGCGGACATCTCCACCGAGGTGAGTCTCAACAACTACGAAGACATCATCCGCCCAACACCAATCGGAGCAGCCAACTGGCGAGAAGATCGAGAACACGAAGTTCTCCGAGAAGTCGTTCTCCTGGTTGTAGGTGTTGTCGCGGTGAACTTGCTCAAAGTCCTGGTGGCTGATGCGGGCGAACCACCGCAGCAGCGCTGGTTCGTGATCTTTTGCCCAATCGGTTGTTAGGGCATCCGCCAGATGAGGCGGCAGGGCGATCGGCTTGCCCAGTGAGGCGGCAATGTGCTCAGCGGTGTTGAGAGATGGGCAATCCCAATAACGGGGATCAGCGGCCACCAGCTCACCCGCGGATGCGGCGACTGTTTGCATTGGTTTTACAGGCAATGGTGTGCAGGTATTTCAGCCCCTGCACTCATTACTCTATCACATTAACGACAACTTGCGACGCCCAAGCAAGGGGGCAGGGTTCAAGATCCGTTGGCATGACTGCATTCCTAGCCCCTCCGCATATACACGTCCTCTCTACCATTCCAGCCCCGCCCTGCTGTTACTGTTACACAGCCCCTGGGGCAGTGGTTTGATTTGCCGGCGATGCAACTACTTGCGCCCGATTTTTTCCTTGCCTGGCTAATGCGTCTTGTCTACTAGATTTGACACGGTAGGCGATAATAGATGTATTCACCAGTGATTAAACATGGCAGCACAAGGACAGGAGCCCAAGTTCGAGATTGGCTTATTACTCAAGGCAGCAGCAATGGCCGGCATCGCCGTACGCGATATCCCCTCCAGCGTCAATCCTTGGACCTGGGACGATCAGCGGGCCAGGAGCTGGCAGTCAGCCCTCCGGCAGCTTTCACCCGTGCTGGCACAGGACGCAGAGATCCACTGGGGTTCAGCCATTAGCTTGGAGCTAGCGGCAGCCATGGAAGGAGCCACCCCTTGGACCGGGGATCTCCAGGCGGAGCTGGCGATCAAGCGTCCCCATAACCACGCCGAGCGCATGCAGGCCGAAATGGATTCAGCCCTGGAAGCGATGGCCGCCAACCACGAAGCAGAACGTGCCGCCCGGGCGGCCAGGACTCCCTCACCCGCGGAAATGCAAAGGCAGATATCGCTCAGTCGTGATCTTGCCTACCGGGGCCTGCAGCAATGACCCGAGCATTTACCGGCAAACCCACCTGCGACACTCTGGCCAGTGCGGCAAAAACAACCGCCAACAGCCTTAGTGGCACCATCACCGCAACGATCAGGAGCATCGAACTCAATCCCTCATGGCAGGGGAGCAGAGAGTTGAAGCACTGGCACGCCATGTTCAGCCAGGCCCGGCAATGCCTGCTGACTCGCCCCCCAGAGCGAGCTGGACGCAGCAAATCCACCGAGCTGGCCTGGCAGGACCTGGTGGGGGTGCGATGACAGCCGCACCCGCGCCCCGGCAGGGCAGCACTTTGGTGAGGAAGCGCAGTCCGCTGAAACCAGATGATCGCCGCTACCGGGAGAACAAGGCAAAAATACCGGCACCAACTGGCCCCAAGCGGCTCGAACCACTTCCCTGGCAGAGGGCCCTGCTATCAATCCCAGACCAGTACGACGTCCTGCTAAGCGGTGGCCGCGGTGGTGGCAAATCCACAGGGCTGGTGCTGCTGCTGCTGCGGGATGTGCTCCGGTTCGGCCGGGGCTTTTGCGGCGCACTGGTACGGCGTGACCTGGCAGGGCTGCGCAAGCTCGAACGAGAGATCACCGATCAGATCGCTTGTTGCCCCGAGCTGGCCGGCAGCAACTATCTGACTGGCGCCAAGGAGTTCCGCTTCTCCAACGGGGCAATCCTGTATCTGCACTACCTAAAAGACGAAGCCAGTTTCAACAGATTCCAAGGCACAGACCTGAGCCACGTCTACGTCGATGAGAGCGGCCAGATCGCTGACCCTGCCCCGCTGTTGAGGTTGCGCAGCTCGATGCGCAGCACAGCAGAAGGTGTCACGCCGCGAATGATCCTGACCTGTAACCCCAACAACGCAGGCTCCTACTGGCACTACGAGAATTTCATCCGGCGGATGGTGCCCTGGCAGCCCACCCACATCGAGCTGTTCCAGAAGGAGTGCGTCCTGGTGCACAGCACCTTGTTCGACAACGTGCACCTGGCCAACCGCGATGCCTACATCGCCAACCTCAAGGCCAGCTGCAACTACGACGCGGCCAAAATCCAGTCGGAGGTCTACGGCAGCTGGGGGGCGGTCAGCGGGTCGTTCTTCTCTCACGTCTGGGACAAGAACCGGATCATGGTCGCCGACTGGGATGGAATACCAACCTGGGCAGAGGGCTACAGCGACTGGAACGTTTGGATGGGTTTGGACTGGGGCACCCGCTCCCCCAGTTCCCTGCTGCTGGCTTACCGCTGCCCCATAGCCACATGGTGGAAGGGGAAGCGACTTGGCGCCGGCTCGGTGGTGCTGGTGGACGAGCACTACACATGTCTGACAAGCCCCGATGGCACCCGTCAGTGGGGCACGGGTGATCGGGAGTTGACCACCAGCAAGATGGCGAAGGCGGCCCGGGAGCTATGCCAGCGCAATGGCATCACGATCGAGCGGGTGGCAGAGAAGCACCGAGTGGCTGATGCGGCAATTGGTGCTGAGATTGGTGGTGACAGCGGATCCATCGGTGCCCAGCTCAAGCGGCACGGGGCCGGCTTTGTGGCAGGGCCAAAAGGGAAACGTGCCCCAGGCTGGCAACTCATGGCCCGGATGATGGAGGCTGCTGGTGACCCCACTGCGCCGGGTCTGTACGCAACCCCCAAGGTGGAGTCGTTCTGGGCGACGGTGCCGGGGCTGCAATACGCCCAGCACGACCCAGAAGACCTGGACACCACCCAGCCAGATCATGTAGCAGATTCCTGTCGATATCTGCTGATGGCCACCCACGACAGGCGCTACAGCTTCCAGCCGGGCGGCACCGACTTCCGGGTGTGGTGACTATGCAGGAACTGCATAATCCGGAGCTGCAGATTGGGGATGTCGTCCTGGTCGATGCCCCGCGCACCCGCTGGGACCACCGGCATGGGACCCTCCACCGCATTGAGAGGGGGCAGCGCAGCTGTGCGTGGGTGATCCTGGACGGGACTGCCACCAGCTTCCCGGTGGGTCAGGTGAGCAGGCTTTAACTTGGCGAGGGGTTGGGGTGAACCGTAAGGAGCCCGCCTCTGGGTCGGTGCCCGCGGGCCCGCCGTCCCAGAGATTTCACAACCCCTCTACAAACAAAGGTATGAACAGCCAGCAGTGGCATTCGATGGCTAAGCCTGGTGGCTGAATCCCCTGATTAAATACCCACAAAGCGATAGCTTTGTAGGAACTTGCCGGCTAAACCACCATCAGCCGACCGCCAAGGCATGGCCCTGCTGCTCGATGTGATCGTTGACTTGCCCGAGGGCATCACGGTGGTGCCGGTCTTCGCTGCTGATAAGGCCGAGGCCCTGGAGGCCGGCAAAGAGCTGTTCCCCGGCCATCGGGTCACGGTGGTGCTGAAGGAAGGAGAGCCTGGTACCTAGTGCCCGCAGCAGCAGGGCCGCCAGGCGGACAACGACAGGCCAGCGGCGCCGGGTTAGGCGGCTATGCAGAAACTGCATAGTTCTGATCGGCAAACTTGCTGCTACCATTAGCCACTGCATGGAAAGCGATGGCTGTCGTGACCCCCCCAGAAGTCAGCCTCGCATTTCGGTAGCGGTCAATACATTTAATCCCCGCTTTTATAGAAAAGCCCTCGGTGCTGCACTCGGCACGGTAGTGGCTGGGTTGGCGCTTACGGGCGGCCAAGCTAAAGCTCTTGTCGTGACTGCAGGTGGCTTTGATTATGACGTGACTACTTTTATCGGCTCGTACAACGATAATGTCAATAAATTCAACACTCTGGATAACGGTGGCGCAATGCCCTGGTTCGGGTCGTTGGCCGATGCTGAGACGTTTCGCGACGTGGTGGGAACGTCGCTTGGAACTCCCAACAATTGTGGCTGGGCCGGCGTGATCAATTGCGGGCCATTTTTTGGATACCAAATTTGGGGCGGTGCCTCTGGTTCTGATGGTGTCTTTATCACTTTCGATCCTTATCCAACTGGACTTGGTTACGTTCCTGTCCGCGCGAACTACGACGTATCCACTTGGGCTCAAGCCACATTAATTGGCCCTAGCGGTGGTGGCGGAACAGCCAACGTCCCCGGCCCGCTCCCCATCCTTGGCCTTGCTGCTGCCTTCGGCTTCAGCCGCAAGCTAAGGAAGCGCATCAAGCTCCATAAAGGCATCAGCGCTGTCCCTACATCACCCGGCGCCTAATCCAATACCTGGCACCGTGCCTCAATAGGTGTCCTGATTACCCATAAGCCTCCGCAATCCTGAGAGCCCCCTCTGTGACTGGCTTGCAGCAGCAAACAGCATTGGCAATGCGTTCTGTCATCGCAGCCATTGCAAAGCGTCGGTTGAAGCGGAAGCAGAAGCCGCCCAGGTAGCGCCGAGCGTACTTGTCAAAGTTGAAAGCATGGAAGGTGCCGTTGAAGCTGGTCTTGAGGTTGCCCAGCACAGTGTTGATCCAACGGAACTGCGGTAGCTCGTTGGGGTGCTTGCCACCGGTAACAACCGCCTTGTGGTGGCAGTTGGCCGTGGTCACGGCGCGGAAGCAGGCCAGGCCATCGGAGAGCACCTGGCTGCCTGGTGCCAGATGGTGTTTGGCCCAGTCAGAGATCGCTTCTGAGCTGAAGCCACTTACGGCGGTGATCCTGACGTGAATTGGATGGCCAGCCTCGTTCAAGGAAACGGCCGCAACGATCGGGATCTTGTTCTCTGATCCCCGACCTGCCTTGCCACCCAGGAGTTCTCCGCCGAGGTAGGAGTCATCGATCTGGATCTTTCCCCGCAGCAGGTAGGCCTCCTCCCGCTCAGTCAATGCCCGCAGGATCTTGTTGTGCAGCAGCCAGGCCGTGTCGTATTTCACGCCCAGGTGGCGGCTGAGCTCCAGAGAGGAGATGCCAGTCTTGGCCTGGCCGATCAGATAGGAGGCCAGGAACCAGGTGGTCAGCGGCAGTTTTGTGGCCTGCATGATCGTGCCAGCCGTGAGTGTGGCCTGATGGCTGCAGGTGCGGCACTGATAACGCTTGAGGCGGCGGCCGTAGACGAGCCCATGCTCATGGCCATTGCAGCGGGGACAGCGGAACCCATCGGGCCAGCGCGCCTGCTCCAGAGCAGCCTCACATTGCTCCTCAGTGCTGTAGAGCCGCTGGAACTCAGGCAGCGAGAGGCCTTTCTGGAATTGGATGCCGCTGCGCGCCATGGCCGGGCTGGTATTTGTGTACCACTATATAGGGCCTGGTTGGCCGTCGCGGAGTGAGCTGGGTAATCAAGTAATTCCAAGAGGCAGCTACAGTTATGTTATATTCCAGCAGGACTGACTGCTCTGCTAGCACAGGGAAGTGAATGCTGTTAATTTCTACTCTTCGGCCAACCAAGGGCGAGAGTGCTTGCTGCCTATAACTACTTTCCTTGGTTCTTTAGCAATAGCTACGCTCCTGTGGGTATTGCCTACCCGCGCGAGTACATTCGCGCCGATACCTGCCTGGTCCTTCGCAAATCCCACTCCGGCGTCTTACGACGGTTTCGCCTTTTCCGTAGCACTTAGCGGCAATAGCGCTCTAATTGGTGACTACGGAAAGAACGGCTACAGCGGCGTTTCTTATCTCTTTGATGTCACCACTGGCAATCTGCAGCAGTCCTTTGCAAATCCCACTCCCACTTGGGGCGACTTATTTGGTCGTTCCGTTGCACTTAGCGGTAATAGCGCCCTGATTGGTGCTGAAGGAGATACCGGCTCTACCGGCGCTGCTTATCTCTTTGATGCCACCACCGG
Protein-coding regions in this window:
- a CDS encoding terminase large subunit domain-containing protein, whose translation is MTAAPAPRQGSTLVRKRSPLKPDDRRYRENKAKIPAPTGPKRLEPLPWQRALLSIPDQYDVLLSGGRGGGKSTGLVLLLLRDVLRFGRGFCGALVRRDLAGLRKLEREITDQIACCPELAGSNYLTGAKEFRFSNGAILYLHYLKDEASFNRFQGTDLSHVYVDESGQIADPAPLLRLRSSMRSTAEGVTPRMILTCNPNNAGSYWHYENFIRRMVPWQPTHIELFQKECVLVHSTLFDNVHLANRDAYIANLKASCNYDAAKIQSEVYGSWGAVSGSFFSHVWDKNRIMVADWDGIPTWAEGYSDWNVWMGLDWGTRSPSSLLLAYRCPIATWWKGKRLGAGSVVLVDEHYTCLTSPDGTRQWGTGDRELTTSKMAKAARELCQRNGITIERVAEKHRVADAAIGAEIGGDSGSIGAQLKRHGAGFVAGPKGKRAPGWQLMARMMEAAGDPTAPGLYATPKVESFWATVPGLQYAQHDPEDLDTTQPDHVADSCRYLLMATHDRRYSFQPGGTDFRVW
- a CDS encoding IS1595 family transposase, which gives rise to MARSGIQFQKGLSLPEFQRLYSTEEQCEAALEQARWPDGFRCPRCNGHEHGLVYGRRLKRYQCRTCSHQATLTAGTIMQATKLPLTTWFLASYLIGQAKTGISSLELSRHLGVKYDTAWLLHNKILRALTEREEAYLLRGKIQIDDSYLGGELLGGKAGRGSENKIPIVAAVSLNEAGHPIHVRITAVSGFSSEAISDWAKHHLAPGSQVLSDGLACFRAVTTANCHHKAVVTGGKHPNELPQFRWINTVLGNLKTSFNGTFHAFNFDKYARRYLGGFCFRFNRRFAMAAMTERIANAVCCCKPVTEGALRIAEAYG